In one Alkalinema sp. FACHB-956 genomic region, the following are encoded:
- a CDS encoding alpha/beta hydrolase, producing MPFITIRHCPHYYEWITAVGQQRTHRPVLVFIHGWGGSARYWESTAQALAQNFDCLLYDLRGFARSQLSPQNPHDRYTLDAYGEDLVQLLQALQVDTATVIAHSMGTSIAVYFLQQSAIQQSAIQVDRAILTCGGIFEYDERAFAAFYRFGQWVVKFRPRWLYQLPEMDRLLMQRFLHRPIGKRDRQAFLEDYLNASEAAAMGTLLDAVSQHAIDTLPQHFTDLSIPTLLISGQHDRIIPPTLGQKAAALNPRILHQMMPQVGHFPMLEDPEGYLALVRSFLGVESVIQPIPVGDRG from the coding sequence ATGCCGTTTATTACAATTCGCCACTGTCCGCACTATTACGAATGGATCACGGCAGTGGGACAGCAACGGACTCACCGCCCTGTTTTAGTGTTTATCCATGGTTGGGGCGGCTCGGCTCGTTATTGGGAATCAACGGCACAGGCACTAGCCCAGAATTTTGACTGTTTACTGTACGACTTACGGGGTTTCGCCCGATCGCAGTTATCTCCGCAGAATCCCCACGATCGCTATACGCTAGATGCCTATGGGGAAGATCTGGTGCAGTTACTGCAAGCCCTTCAGGTTGACACGGCCACTGTGATTGCCCATTCCATGGGGACTTCGATCGCGGTGTATTTTCTCCAGCAATCAGCTATCCAACAATCCGCCATCCAGGTCGATCGGGCAATCTTAACCTGTGGTGGAATTTTTGAATATGACGAACGGGCGTTTGCCGCCTTTTATCGGTTTGGACAATGGGTCGTCAAATTTCGGCCCCGCTGGTTGTATCAGTTACCTGAAATGGATCGCTTACTGATGCAGCGCTTTTTGCATCGGCCTATTGGCAAGCGCGATCGCCAAGCTTTTTTAGAGGATTATCTCAACGCTTCGGAAGCCGCCGCCATGGGCACACTCTTGGATGCGGTCAGTCAGCACGCCATTGACACATTGCCCCAGCATTTTACGGATCTGTCTATCCCCACCCTGCTGATTTCAGGGCAACACGATCGGATTATTCCGCCCACCTTAGGTCAAAAGGCCGCGGCTCTTAATCCAAGGATCCTCCATCAGATGATGCCTCAGGTTGGGCACTTCCCCATGCTGGAGGATCCGGAAGGGTATTTAGCGTTGGTACGATCGTTTCTTGGGGTGGAATCCGTCATTCAACCGATTCCCGTGGGCGATCGGGGATAG
- a CDS encoding M3 family metallopeptidase: MLDRPSSCFASETLQAQLSALAEAPTWDLSDLYKDFQDPALEADLQALSHQASDFRQTYRGRVHTLTAAEIATCLGILEAIAERTGYLYAFPSLIFSADTQDTEAKQYVDKMMEAYTQIQNQLLFFDLELKKLDPTVFAALEAAPELQPYRHYLAQIVKYRPYTLSEEVEQTRNQDSLTGREAFIQLRSVHLGEQTYTPVTTPDGRTADTEAALGALAFHPDREIRTQAYLSIRQVMQQHNSLYAYILNTVAQDHKLENQMRGYASTLEKQLLADEVSEPVFRAIMDGTRDRFDLFQRYYRLKNQALGQKIRTADLYAPWTTDDTALPAISYKDGVDTLLKALEQFDVNYARRAEEFFIRNWVDAKVRPGKRGGAFCWYVHGKHSYLLQSYTDDYNSLFTLAHEMGHGLHFAWIGDRQSYFNSNPPMVSAEIASTFNELLLLDYLLKQAEGDKTLTKALITRQLEDQLNLLFRQSTISRLELAVHDRAAQGSFNSQFVNDTWMQLYGELGGDAIAILPEHQYDWARIGHIYFKPFYCYQYTASNIVSLACYQKYREMGKDFLPGYLELLSVGGSLDQVEALRKYVGVDLEDTATIRGALSYVETLLDQLQATLG; this comes from the coding sequence ATGCTCGATCGCCCCTCTTCCTGCTTTGCCTCAGAAACCCTTCAGGCCCAATTGTCGGCGTTGGCAGAGGCACCCACCTGGGACTTATCGGACTTGTATAAAGACTTTCAGGATCCGGCACTGGAAGCGGACTTACAAGCGCTCAGTCACCAAGCGAGCGATTTTCGGCAAACCTATCGCGGACGGGTTCACACCCTAACAGCAGCAGAAATTGCAACTTGTTTGGGCATCTTGGAGGCGATCGCTGAACGGACAGGATATCTCTATGCATTTCCGTCCTTGATCTTTTCGGCGGATACCCAGGATACCGAGGCAAAGCAGTACGTTGACAAGATGATGGAAGCCTATACGCAAATCCAGAACCAGTTACTCTTTTTTGATTTGGAGTTGAAAAAGCTGGATCCCACTGTCTTTGCAGCCTTAGAAGCAGCCCCGGAATTGCAACCCTACCGACATTATTTAGCGCAGATTGTTAAATATCGCCCCTACACATTGTCGGAGGAAGTCGAGCAAACCCGTAACCAAGATAGCTTGACTGGACGGGAAGCCTTTATCCAACTGCGATCGGTGCATTTAGGTGAACAAACATATACCCCTGTGACCACACCGGATGGCCGCACGGCTGATACAGAAGCAGCACTGGGGGCGTTAGCGTTCCACCCCGATCGGGAGATTCGCACCCAAGCCTATTTATCAATTCGCCAGGTGATGCAGCAACACAACTCGCTGTATGCCTACATTCTTAATACGGTGGCCCAGGATCACAAGTTGGAAAATCAGATGCGGGGCTATGCCTCCACCCTGGAAAAACAACTTCTGGCCGATGAAGTCTCAGAACCCGTGTTTCGCGCCATTATGGACGGCACCCGCGATCGGTTCGACCTTTTTCAGCGTTACTACCGCCTGAAAAACCAAGCCCTCGGCCAAAAAATCCGCACTGCCGATCTCTATGCGCCTTGGACAACAGATGACACCGCCCTACCTGCCATTTCCTACAAAGATGGCGTAGATACCCTGCTCAAAGCCTTGGAACAGTTCGATGTCAACTATGCCCGTCGCGCGGAGGAATTCTTTATCCGTAATTGGGTGGACGCGAAGGTGCGTCCTGGTAAGCGAGGTGGTGCATTCTGCTGGTACGTCCATGGCAAACACAGCTACCTGCTGCAATCCTACACGGATGACTACAATTCCCTATTTACCCTAGCCCACGAAATGGGGCATGGTTTGCATTTTGCTTGGATTGGCGATCGGCAATCCTATTTCAATAGCAATCCCCCGATGGTCTCTGCAGAGATTGCCTCGACGTTCAACGAGCTGTTGTTGTTAGATTATCTACTGAAACAGGCAGAGGGTGATAAAACGTTGACAAAAGCGTTAATTACTCGCCAATTGGAAGACCAGCTCAATCTCCTCTTCCGCCAAAGCACGATTAGTCGGTTGGAGTTGGCCGTCCACGATCGAGCCGCCCAGGGCAGTTTTAACAGTCAGTTTGTCAACGATACCTGGATGCAACTGTATGGAGAATTAGGCGGAGACGCGATCGCAATTCTGCCAGAGCACCAATACGATTGGGCCAGAATTGGCCATATCTACTTCAAACCGTTCTACTGCTATCAATACACCGCGTCGAATATTGTCAGTTTGGCCTGCTACCAGAAGTACCGCGAAATGGGCAAAGATTTCCTTCCGGGCTACCTGGAGTTACTGTCCGTAGGCGGCAGTTTGGATCAGGTGGAAGCCCTCCGCAAGTATGTCGGAGTCGATCTGGAGGACACCGCTACGATTCGGGGGGCACTCTCCTATGTGGAAACCTTGTTAGATCAACTCCAAGCCACGCTGGGATAA
- a CDS encoding NADPH-dependent FMN reductase has translation MKMVAIGGSLRPDSHSYQALMQAVDRVRAFGIEVTVLDLREMNLPFCNGGKTYPDYPDVTTLRDTVKAADGLILATPEYHGSVSGVMKNALDLLSFEELSGKVTGLISVLGGQSNSNALNDLRLIMRWVHAWVIPEQVAIGQAWQAFTPEGQLVDAALNQRFDQFVQSLVDHTQKIRGVAP, from the coding sequence ATGAAAATGGTTGCCATAGGTGGCAGTTTGCGACCTGACTCCCACAGTTATCAAGCCTTGATGCAAGCGGTCGATCGGGTGCGAGCCTTCGGCATTGAAGTCACGGTTTTAGATCTGCGGGAAATGAATTTACCGTTCTGTAACGGGGGCAAAACCTATCCCGATTATCCCGATGTCACCACATTACGGGACACGGTGAAGGCTGCCGATGGGCTAATTTTAGCCACCCCGGAGTATCACGGTAGTGTCAGCGGTGTCATGAAAAATGCCCTCGATCTGCTGAGCTTTGAAGAGCTGTCGGGCAAGGTGACGGGACTGATTAGTGTCCTGGGTGGGCAATCCAACAGCAATGCCTTGAATGATCTACGCTTGATTATGCGGTGGGTGCACGCATGGGTCATTCCGGAACAAGTCGCGATCGGTCAAGCTTGGCAAGCCTTTACGCCGGAGGGCCAACTGGTGGATGCGGCGCTAAATCAGCGGTTTGACCAATTTGTCCAAAGCTTGGTCGATCACACGCAGAAGATTCGTGGTGTCGCACCATAA